ACAAACATAAAGTTTTTCACAAAGGTAAAAGAATATCAAATGACGAGGTTTAGAAATAAAACTGCTactaattaatactccctccattttcatatattcttctcaaataaaatttactaattttaatatCAAACTTTTCATCGATCTATAACATATTCATGttaaatcttgttagattcatctCTATACGTACTTTCTAAGTATCaacattttagaatttttaaaagctcatgattaaaattatttgactttaaaGTTTAGATTGggatgtgaaaaaaaaaataaatgggaagaacatttgaaaatttaataaagaaCCTTGATTGACTGATGCATTATtctaaaagtatcatcattatcatttttGGAGCACAGTAAACAAATTTGGAATTCTTAGGAAAAAATAATGAATTCATAATTGGCGGAATCGataaattaagtataaatttcTCTAAATTTGCAGAAAATTAGATACCTGTGCAACTTCCACATTAGGAAAACGAGTTTTGAACTTCTGGGCAACCTCCTTGCCAAGAGGAGCACCTCCACACCCAAGAAAATCCAATGAACTCAAATCATATTTCTTCACCAAATCGGAATTTGCCAACGCTAACACTAACGGAGGTGAAACCGGTACGTACGTAACTCTGTACTTCTCTATAGTCTGCAACATCTTCTCAAAATCAAATTTGGGCATTAAAACTAGAGTTTCCGCCATAGATACTGCTCGAAGCATCATAAAGAATCCAAACACATGGAAAAGCGGAAGGATGAATAGAGAAACTGCAGGACCTTTCTTGTCTTCCTCCTCCAAGGAATTTAACTTCTGGTGACGTAAACCACAAAGTAAAACGATGAAATTCCGATGAGTCAACTCAACTCCCTTGACTCGTCCTGTTGTTCCCGATGAGTACATAATCACAGCGGTATCTGACTGCTTCACACTTACCGGCGGTCGACTGACTCGGTCCCGACTCATCATGTTGTCAAACTTGGGCGAGTCAAGCAATATAACAGGCAGATTAAACGATGTGAGTTTGGATGAAAGCGAAGACACAGCGAAGATAACAGACGGTTGAGCGAGTTGAATTATGTGAGTTAACTCGGATTGAGTTGAAAGAGGGTTAGCAGGTGAAATAACGACTCCCAAAGAGAGCAAGGAGAAGTAGAGAATAGGGACatggaaggaagaaggagataGAATGAGGGCAACTTTAGAATATGAAAGAGAAGGGTAAGAGAAAGAAAGGGAGTAAGAGAGAGAATGAACTCGGTTGATGAAGGTGGAgtaagagagagaaagatgGGAAAAAGCGTCGATAAAGACAGGGGAAGAAGGGGAGAATTCAGGACAAgaatggaggagagagaaagcgTAATCTGTTAAAGAAAGAGGAATTGAAGGGGAAGGAAGGGAAGAATTATCTCGAAGATTATGATAGATTTGAGTTGAAGAACAGTAACCACTTCTGGGATCAATGGAGGAATGGTGGTTCTGCATTTCCGCCATGGAAATTGTTCAAGCTCTGGAAGgagaaatattaatatataaagtaGTTCTAGATGGTTAATTGGAAGAAAAACATGATATTGTCATGAAAAATTTGTTGGTTGTGAAATTGTTTTAAGGGATAAAAGATATGAAGTGCAGATTGtgtgattaaaaatttatcaccTCGTCTAATATGAGatcattttactatttttataattgattatttataaatttttgagaGAGACAGTATTTTTGAAAAAGACAATTTCTAATTAGATTAgtccattattatttttttgtttaaataagCTTTGATGGTTTGTGCTAGACGACATCTTAacggtctctcaggagaccGACTATAGGCCaattgttgattattttaaaattataaataattacattgacacatgagactgtctcatttaagaatatGCAGAAATTAAATAAGGGGCTGACGAGTTGTATTTGTACAGAGGATGGGAGAACAGTGATTTGTAAATAATGTGTATATAGTTATTCCTAACTAGTATACAAACTCATGCAATGCACGAAGTTTGTTAGTATAGAAAtacctataaataaaaaatttaaagaaagatTAAATTGCATATTATAGTGAATATGACTTGAATGTCCCACAATCACATTTTAACATGAAAGGCTGTAAAAATGATTTCACTTGGTAAAGTTCTATAAAAtggtgattttcaattttttattcttttatagtattgtatgattgaataattatatgatttgatttaatataattttttttaaaatttacttttaatacttaaaatcataactaaTGCGAAACTCTACAAAATCACTATGTggaattttctatttttttatagtattgtatcatgatatgattattatatgatttgcagtttaaaaatgataattaaaagtttttttaaaaaaaattaaatagatgAAGTCATAAGTTTTTACTTActccttaaaacttaaaaggagaacaattataattgataatcagtcATACGCTCCTACGATCAAATTCTACCGATTTTGACCCTACCCCTTCGATGATATGAGGTAGAATCCTGATTCTAATAACCTTACCTGTAAATTGTTTCATTTGATTAAGTTCTATAAATGGTCATTTgcaattttttattcttttatagtattccataattatatgatttgatctaataaaaatcttttttaaaacgTACCTttagtatttaaaattataactaacgcaaaactctataaaattaccatgtggaattttgtaattcttttatagtattgcatgatgattgtatgatttgatctaataaatccttttgaaaacttacctttatacttaaaattataattaatgcaaaactctataaaattGTTATGTGGAATTTTCCAGTTCTTTTATAATAATGTATGATTTGATCtaataaaaatctttttgaaaacttacctttaataattaaaatcataattaatgttagagttgttgaaattgttggctGATTTgatttgttgaaattgttggctggtttgaccagctgaaaGTATTGGCGAATAAACCAACAGTTATGAATAagtttgataaaaattatttgttggttgttacttcctctgttcaaaaataataacaacgttTGACTTTTCACACAGTCCAATAAAAAACAAGAATTCACTTAACTATGTCTTAAGttattgattaaaaaataatcaccaGATCAAggtgatgaatgaatagtgcaCTAAATCTATGTAAGTAATTTGGAACGGaggtattagaaaaaaaaaaaacactctcACTGACCTATTTGGTTTAATACAAAGAGAAAGTTagtgtttttaagaaaaaaatggaTAATGTTAAtaaaagaagagagagaataaattgtgcggataaaattaaaagagagttaaaatatatgaagaagattaaaagaaaatagtgaACTATgtccaaaaattaaaataataaaaattaaataggacggatcaaaatgacaaataatgcAAATTGGATGGGACGAAAGAAGTAAGTAATAAGCCGATAAACAAAGCtattatgaattattttttattttagcttaaATCGCACTTTCAACAAGcttaaaagttatttatcaaacatttttatctatttaacaaactaaaaactcaaaaaattataaagtcgataaaaaagaaatataaagcTACTTCGTGTCtgagtttataattttttttaatagtttctcagccaatttattatttatttatttattttatctacaTAGTTCTACTTCATATTTTGAGGagatcttagtaaataacggtaaTTTATGAAGTCAACAAGTTATCCTTACGTGGTAGTATGTATTTGATAGGAGAgagttttatgattttaatttattttttttattttatttatttaattactattatttttattttttttatgatttacaaattGATTAGAGATTTTTTGTAGTTTATCTATTTTCAGTCTCTTTATATGTATACGTGTCACTCACGGTATAAGTGTCACATGTGAGGTCGGAATTGTTGTTACGGAGATGTTGCAATCAAATGAGTGgacataataataattttagttaCACTTCCAAAAATTTACccctaaaattacaaaaaaattagtataaaatatgAGTGGACATAATTGTTGCTATTCtaattcacaaatttttgtgagataCAGTTTTTTTAAGAGATTATCTTTAATTAGGTTGATCTATAAAAAAAAGGAGAGTAAAGATATATATTAAGCTTTAATAGGCTGGGCATGAGAGACGTCTTTTAGAGAAACGGTCTCTCAGGAGACATATTGttgttaattttatattttctccgtttcaaaatacttgcaacatttgttttttcacgcagTACAATGCATTAATTCAACCCGTAGTAtatctaattgtgtataataaaaatattataaaaatttaatattaataatctttgcatcgagatgaatcaaacaagatcccacttgactatgttttactttatagattaaaaattaatcataaattaaaaaagataagtGAATTATGTAATTAGTTTCaatattgcaagtaaattgaaacgGAAGAAGTATTTAACTCATCCCAAAAAATGGTTTAAATCCAAATGAAACCTAATCACTAACGTCATTTTtccaattttataaaaaattttcaacttcACGTCATTCTTTTTTTAGCAACAAAGTCTTGtacgagaccgtctcaccataagaCAGGTCTTTACAAGCAGTTCAAAGTTAAACTTATAAAAcagttaactaaataaaaacagttttttttattaaattttaagaactttaaaattagatcaacccatattaagccgtctcgcggtgagacggtcttaataaaaaatttctctattttttatcATGATGTACtctatttttagcttttttttttgagtttttattcttttattgaAGTCTTACAAGCTATATATTAATGttcaagaaaattataaaaacaaaaaaatttaaaatatttattttgacaaaaaattagtaacaaaatgttttttaaaaatactctATGCTTTTTGGGTTGATCTAAACCgaccaaaacaaaaaacaacTCGATAGAAAATTATCTGACCCAAAGTTGCCTCAGCTTGAAATAACATGACCGAAAAtgacttgacacaaaactcgaTCGTCAAACTGTTTTGACAAATTTACTTATACTAGATTAAGAGTGGTCATGATTTGAGTTCAACTAGACCCATTAATTTGTTATGGACTCATGTCCGGACCCTCTAGAGTCCAAACACCTCCTTAACAcataataaacaattatttaCCTGACTTATGATAAACAATAAATGCGTATCTCATATACCTTCatatatactaatttttatCTCCATCAACGATTATTTTTTGATCTTCAAATTTGATCATTAAATTATCAATAGTTAAAAACgtttaaatcaaatcaaaaactcatattcaaatatattaagaaaataaaaaacctTCATTAAGAATTGAGAAATATATTTACTATgcctattattttatttgtattctTTTTTCAGATTGATTTTAAGTTGTAAGTTGATCGAATTATAGCATCAAATCTTGAATATTCCATTTGATTACATGTGAATATCGAATTAATTTGTTTGATAGATGTGTTAGGGTGCAATTTTGCGTGATGAAAAAGCGAATCATTTTGGGGTGCGTGCACATATTATAGAATCCTttagttaatttaattttatttctaaaaCGAAATTTAATTTTGTGATACATCTCTCAAATAGATTGTCTCttaaaaataactaattattCGTTGTTCCCAAAGAAATACAGAGATACCCTCGCTTTGTCTCGTCTTGTCTATCCCCAAACAAACCCTAAAATAAAGCAGTATTCCACTTCTCTCTCGTCGTTAccattagaggtgttcaacggggaTCAAGTCAAAAATTTAAATGGGTTGGGTTAACGCGGGTCATGTCAAATTTTAACGGGTCGGGGCGGGCCAAAACCTGTTTGAACTCCACGCACTTTTGACctgttttttaaaagttcatttaataatttttattattatactttGTCGATTGAATCGACCCACCTATAtgtataatatcatataaaaatataagaaaaagtgatattatttttttcacaacCAATTTCTATAATTATCCGATCCGGCCGAAGCATTTGGGTCATGCATATCCGATCCGGCCGAAGCATTTGGGTCATGTACAAACTTCAAACTACAAACTACAAACTACAAACTACAAACCCATATTCATCAACATATTaataagttgagatttttttgtgttttataaaGCAGACCTTCATTCTCAAATCTCTCGTCTCCATTCTCCTGACCTAATTTTTCATCCTCCGTAACCCTTACATCCTCACGGAGACGGAGCCGGAGCCGGAGCCGGAGCCGCAGCCACACCCAGTGAACCTGTCACACAGCCGCAGCCAGCCCTTGCCACCAAACCATGTATATActttttttctatttctttcTTTCCATCAAAGTTTTTAAATTTGTGCAATTGTTATa
This Amaranthus tricolor cultivar Red isolate AtriRed21 chromosome 13, ASM2621246v1, whole genome shotgun sequence DNA region includes the following protein-coding sequences:
- the LOC130797682 gene encoding 4-coumarate--CoA ligase-like 9, with amino-acid sequence MAEMQNHHSSIDPRSGYCSSTQIYHNLRDNSSLPSPSIPLSLTDYAFSLLHSCPEFSPSSPVFIDAFSHLSLSYSTFINRVHSLSYSLSFSYPSLSYSKVALILSPSSFHVPILYFSLLSLGVVISPANPLSTQSELTHIIQLAQPSVIFAVSSLSSKLTSFNLPVILLDSPKFDNMMSRDRVSRPPVSVKQSDTAVIMYSSGTTGRVKGVELTHRNFIVLLCGLRHQKLNSLEEEDKKGPAVSLFILPLFHVFGFFMMLRAVSMAETLVLMPKFDFEKMLQTIEKYRVTYVPVSPPLVLALANSDLVKKYDLSSLDFLGCGGAPLGKEVAQKFKTRFPNVEVAQGYGLTETAGGVASTVGPEESERYGSVGRLREYTQAMIVDPSTGDALPPGQKGELWLRAPTIMKGYVGDKEATAATFYPDGWLKTGDLCYFDSDGYLYIVDRLKELIKYKGYQVPPAELEHLLLSHPEIADAAVIPYPDEEAGQIPMAYIVRKPESSITASQVMDFVAKQVSPYKRIRRVAFVNIIPKNPSGKILRRELVNQATTSPSKL